Proteins from a single region of Pseudodesulfovibrio portus:
- a CDS encoding P-II family nitrogen regulator, with translation MKKIEIITRTFKLDEVKTALSGIGVKGMTVSEVKGFGRQGGHKEVYRGAEYQVDFVPKIKIEVVVEDDFAVDVVEAARKAAYTGETGDGKIFVSPVDEVVRIRTGETGEDAV, from the coding sequence ATGAAAAAGATTGAAATCATCACCCGGACATTCAAGCTCGACGAGGTCAAGACCGCCCTCTCCGGAATCGGGGTCAAGGGCATGACCGTCAGCGAAGTCAAGGGGTTCGGCCGCCAGGGCGGCCACAAGGAAGTATATCGCGGAGCCGAGTATCAGGTGGACTTCGTGCCCAAGATCAAGATCGAGGTGGTGGTCGAGGACGACTTCGCCGTCGACGTGGTCGAAGCCGCCCGCAAGGCCGCCTACACCGGCGAAACCGGCGACGGCAAGATATTCGTCTCCCCCGTGGACGAGGTCGTCCGCATCCGCACAGGCGAGACCGGCGAGGACGCCGTCTAG
- the glnD gene encoding [protein-PII] uridylyltransferase — translation MQPDNTLPPSAARLKKAKADLFSRARTGNVGGFAWEYAHLVDHYFQDRIREAGPQKFAYALVAVGGYGRGKLCPGSDIDILVLFKRRIPATADRFIKSLLFPLWDLGLDLGHGVRIVSDCVSLARKDFQVLASLMDARPLAGDALVFETFRTTFDAKVLRKKGDSFARSLREHNETRLAQYGDASGMLEPELKNGLGGLRDGQQVAWLSRVLDASGRKPVFLPEELSRLRDDQAFLNRVRTALHLAAKRKNDRLHFDLQPPTARLMGFTPRNDSPEAMGRTVEFFLSRLHQAMTRIKTMRESLFQEGFCEKTAAPLPELSIRNLAAGPEGIFFKSQAAATPDNVLGAFLESARSGLPLTWGARRIVRSNPARFAAGLVDKPETLSTLVEIFQAPHGGVACQGLVETRLLPAILLEFGDVEHLIQFNDYHVHPVGRHTLATVNLLSEFLSGADGWAGEIGSHIGYRDAIILILAGFFHDLGKGEPNHSKAGADIARDVLNRYARETTLVEEVAFLVEHHLLMPEAATRRDLSDERVAANVAAVAENPDRLDMLYLLSVADSMATGPRAWNSWTRSLFGELYFKVRNLLEHGPLSRPDAARRLASVRAEVHELAADMDPEFVEAALGAMPMRTFLALDAPTIAGHLKLVDTLWKDVAEDRMRKPSAIGGKGVNLIQARPGKAANTFELTVAAVDQPGLFATIAGAISLHGLDILAADIFTWRDGTAVDVFTVSEPPESLYADEVWARIRRSISYALAGKLDLAARLEERRNSPLTKRRTGPKLKPIVTVDNTTSDFHTVIEVAATDRTGFLFDMARTLAAHHLSIHLAKIATIKGRAADVFHVRTQDGMRLTDETRIQALKIDLLDAATMA, via the coding sequence ATGCAGCCGGACAACACCCTGCCCCCCTCCGCCGCCAGACTGAAAAAAGCCAAGGCCGATCTCTTCTCGCGCGCCAGGACGGGCAATGTCGGCGGCTTTGCCTGGGAATACGCCCACCTGGTGGATCATTACTTCCAGGACCGCATCCGCGAGGCCGGGCCGCAAAAATTCGCCTACGCCCTTGTGGCCGTGGGCGGCTATGGCCGCGGCAAGCTCTGCCCCGGCTCGGACATCGACATCCTGGTCCTGTTCAAGCGGCGCATCCCGGCCACGGCGGACCGGTTCATCAAATCCCTGCTCTTTCCCCTCTGGGACCTCGGCCTGGACCTCGGCCACGGCGTGCGCATCGTATCCGACTGCGTATCCCTGGCCCGCAAGGACTTCCAGGTGCTGGCCTCGCTCATGGACGCCCGCCCCCTGGCCGGCGACGCATTGGTCTTCGAGACCTTCCGCACCACCTTTGACGCCAAGGTGCTCAGGAAAAAGGGCGACTCCTTTGCCCGGTCCCTGCGCGAACACAACGAGACGAGGCTTGCGCAGTACGGCGACGCCTCGGGCATGCTGGAGCCGGAACTCAAGAACGGGCTGGGCGGCCTGCGCGACGGCCAGCAGGTGGCCTGGCTGAGCCGGGTGCTCGACGCCTCGGGCCGCAAACCGGTCTTCCTGCCCGAGGAATTGTCCCGGCTGCGCGACGACCAGGCCTTTCTCAACCGCGTCCGCACGGCCCTGCACCTGGCGGCAAAACGGAAAAACGACCGGCTGCACTTCGATCTGCAACCGCCCACGGCCCGCCTCATGGGTTTCACCCCCAGGAATGATTCCCCGGAGGCGATGGGCCGGACCGTCGAATTCTTTCTCTCCCGCCTGCACCAGGCCATGACCCGCATCAAGACCATGCGCGAGTCCCTGTTCCAGGAGGGGTTCTGCGAAAAAACCGCCGCCCCCCTGCCCGAATTGTCCATCCGCAACCTCGCCGCCGGGCCGGAGGGCATCTTCTTCAAGAGCCAGGCCGCTGCCACGCCCGACAACGTGCTCGGCGCGTTCCTGGAATCCGCACGGTCCGGCCTGCCCCTGACCTGGGGGGCGCGGCGCATCGTCCGCAGCAACCCGGCCCGGTTCGCAGCCGGGCTGGTGGACAAGCCCGAGACCCTGTCCACCCTGGTTGAGATATTCCAGGCTCCCCACGGCGGCGTGGCCTGCCAGGGGCTGGTCGAAACCAGGCTCCTGCCCGCCATCCTCCTGGAATTCGGCGACGTGGAGCACCTCATCCAGTTCAACGACTACCATGTCCACCCTGTGGGACGGCACACCCTGGCCACCGTGAACCTGCTTTCGGAGTTCCTGTCGGGTGCCGACGGATGGGCCGGGGAAATCGGCTCCCACATCGGCTACCGGGACGCCATCATCCTCATCCTGGCCGGATTCTTCCACGACCTGGGCAAGGGGGAACCCAATCACTCCAAGGCCGGGGCGGACATCGCCCGGGACGTGCTCAACCGGTACGCCAGGGAAACCACCCTGGTGGAAGAGGTGGCCTTCCTGGTGGAGCACCACCTGCTCATGCCCGAGGCCGCCACCCGGCGCGACCTGTCCGACGAAAGAGTGGCCGCGAACGTGGCCGCCGTGGCCGAGAACCCGGACCGGCTGGACATGCTCTACCTGCTGTCCGTGGCCGACTCCATGGCCACCGGCCCCCGCGCCTGGAACTCGTGGACCCGATCCCTGTTCGGGGAACTCTATTTCAAGGTCAGAAATCTCCTGGAACACGGCCCGCTCTCCAGGCCGGACGCCGCCCGCCGTCTGGCGTCGGTGCGCGCCGAGGTGCACGAACTCGCCGCCGACATGGACCCCGAATTCGTTGAGGCCGCGCTGGGAGCCATGCCCATGCGGACCTTCCTGGCCCTGGACGCGCCCACCATCGCCGGACACCTCAAGCTGGTGGACACCCTGTGGAAGGACGTGGCCGAAGACCGCATGCGCAAGCCTTCCGCCATCGGCGGCAAGGGGGTCAACCTCATCCAGGCCCGGCCCGGCAAGGCGGCAAATACCTTTGAGCTGACCGTGGCCGCCGTGGACCAGCCCGGCCTGTTCGCCACCATTGCCGGGGCCATCTCGCTCCACGGCCTGGACATCCTGGCCGCCGATATCTTCACCTGGAGGGACGGCACGGCCGTGGACGTGTTCACGGTCTCGGAACCACCGGAATCCCTGTACGCCGACGAGGTCTGGGCCCGCATCCGGCGGTCCATCAGCTACGCCCTGGCGGGCAAGCTCGACCTGGCCGCACGGCTCGAGGAACGGCGCAACTCCCCGCTGACCAAGCGCCGGACCGGCCCGAAGCTCAAGCCCATCGTCACCGTGGACAATACAACCAGCGATTTTCACACCGTCATCGAGGTGGCCGCCACCGACCGCACGGGCTTTCTCTTCGACATGGCCCGCACCCTGGCCGCCCACCACCTGTCCATTCACCTGGCCAAGATCGCCACCATCAAGGGCCGCGCCGCCGACGTCTTCCATGTCCGTACCCAGGACGGCATGCGGTTGACCGACGAGACCCGCATACAGGCACTCAAAATAGATTTGCTGGATGCCGCCACTATGGCATAA
- the hisS gene encoding histidine--tRNA ligase produces MAKVQKIKGFVDLFPDEAAKFTFMEQKAREVFSRYGFGELRTPILEKTELFQKSIGEDTDVVGKEMFTFPDRKDRSLTMRPEATAGVVRAFIDSKTHQPGKVSKYFTFGPMFRYERPQKGRQRQFHQINAEIFGAPEAQADAELILMLTTFLNGIGLTKLTVELNSLGCHECRPAYKQALIDFYRSKDKSNFCEDCQRRMETNPLRVLDCKVPTCKELVTEAPIITDHLCDECETHFTDVKTILTSANIDFTLNPRLVRGLDYYVRTCFEVTSQDIGSQTSVAGGGRYDGLIRNLGGPDCPATGFACGMERLALLLDGLEADTPDFYLAVVDDEAANEAMLFAQELRGKGLTGEVSFSGGSMKSRMRAANKSGAKACLIMGGEELANKTITVKDMVGDREQETLDRSLYLASI; encoded by the coding sequence ATGGCGAAAGTACAAAAAATCAAGGGATTCGTGGACCTGTTCCCGGACGAAGCCGCCAAGTTCACCTTCATGGAGCAAAAGGCCCGCGAAGTCTTCTCCCGCTACGGTTTCGGCGAGCTGCGTACGCCCATCCTGGAAAAGACCGAACTGTTCCAGAAGTCCATCGGCGAGGACACGGACGTGGTCGGCAAGGAGATGTTCACCTTCCCGGACCGCAAGGACCGTTCCCTGACCATGCGCCCCGAAGCCACGGCGGGCGTGGTCCGCGCCTTCATCGATTCCAAGACCCACCAGCCAGGCAAAGTCTCGAAATATTTCACCTTCGGCCCCATGTTCCGTTATGAGCGCCCGCAAAAGGGCCGCCAGCGTCAGTTCCACCAGATCAACGCCGAAATCTTCGGCGCGCCCGAGGCCCAGGCCGACGCGGAGCTGATCCTGATGCTGACGACGTTTCTGAACGGGATCGGCCTGACCAAGCTGACCGTGGAACTCAACTCGCTTGGCTGCCACGAGTGCCGCCCGGCCTACAAGCAGGCCCTCATCGACTTCTACAGGTCCAAAGACAAGAGCAATTTCTGCGAGGACTGCCAACGCCGCATGGAGACCAACCCCCTGCGCGTGCTGGATTGCAAGGTCCCGACCTGCAAGGAGCTGGTCACCGAAGCGCCGATCATCACCGACCACCTGTGCGACGAGTGCGAGACCCATTTCACGGACGTCAAGACCATCCTGACCAGTGCAAACATCGACTTCACGCTCAACCCCCGGCTGGTGCGCGGCCTAGACTACTACGTCCGCACCTGCTTCGAGGTCACGAGCCAGGACATCGGCTCCCAGACGTCGGTGGCCGGCGGCGGCCGGTACGACGGGCTGATCAGGAACCTCGGCGGCCCGGACTGCCCGGCCACGGGCTTTGCCTGCGGCATGGAGCGGCTGGCCCTGCTCCTGGACGGGCTGGAAGCGGATACGCCCGACTTCTACCTGGCCGTGGTGGACGACGAGGCGGCCAACGAGGCCATGCTCTTTGCCCAGGAACTCCGAGGCAAGGGGCTTACGGGTGAAGTGAGCTTTTCCGGGGGGTCCATGAAGTCCCGCATGCGCGCGGCCAACAAGTCAGGGGCAAAGGCCTGCCTGATCATGGGCGGCGAAGAGTTGGCGAACAAGACCATCACCGTCAAGGACATGGTCGGCGACCGGGAACAGGAAACCCTGGACCGCTCCCTGTACCTGGCGAGCATATAG
- a CDS encoding TetR/AcrR family transcriptional regulator, translating to MGMPENPTTRDKIFCAGVRLFARDGFEGATVRDICKEAGTANATAVNYYFGGKAKLYKAILDMVFAENLRRRLEAAKIQPPETLSPEEKLRRFLTIMVDVGFNENEFAKDITTIVLREMMSPTEYLDELVDRFTRPDNDELAGIIREILGEEAPDFLVRDSLASVGGQIFYYLAFWPVFSRVYPEHPGVGNYKGPLVDHIMRFSMAGLKATREALENGEIPPP from the coding sequence ATGGGTATGCCGGAAAATCCGACGACAAGAGACAAGATATTCTGCGCCGGGGTGCGTCTGTTCGCCAGGGACGGCTTCGAAGGCGCGACGGTCAGGGACATCTGCAAGGAGGCGGGCACGGCCAACGCCACGGCCGTGAACTACTATTTCGGAGGCAAGGCGAAGCTCTACAAGGCCATTCTGGACATGGTCTTCGCCGAGAACCTGCGCCGCAGGCTGGAGGCGGCAAAGATACAACCGCCGGAAACCCTGTCCCCGGAAGAAAAACTGCGCCGATTTTTGACCATCATGGTGGACGTGGGGTTCAACGAAAACGAATTCGCCAAGGACATCACCACCATCGTGCTCAGGGAGATGATGTCGCCGACAGAGTATCTGGATGAACTGGTGGACAGGTTCACCCGGCCGGACAACGACGAACTGGCCGGGATCATCCGGGAAATCCTGGGGGAGGAAGCCCCGGACTTCCTGGTACGGGACAGCCTGGCGAGCGTGGGCGGGCAGATATTCTACTACCTCGCCTTCTGGCCCGTGTTCAGCCGGGTCTACCCCGAGCATCCGGGGGTGGGCAACTACAAGGGCCCGCTCGTCGACCACATAATGCGCTTTTCCATGGCCGGACTGAAGGCAACGCGAGAAGCACTGGAAAACGGGGAGATACCTCCCCCATAA
- a CDS encoding molybdopterin-dependent oxidoreductase, which produces MTIVTACTMDCGDACSLIVDSEKKTVRGNPNHPFTKGFCCKKGSRYFERLEAEDRIVTPLIREDGIFREASWDEALGLVAARLDAARAVPESILHIHGHGYRGILAKASSVFFNRLGASAYSGSVCDDTGITASERDFGVLHHNDPEDILNADRVINWGRDMTRCSIHQLALIQKARKKGTEVLTVSPGGDGTPEFSDVNVVIRPGTDRFLAAAVLKLYLEAGDLNPWVLNRTANWPALRGLIDGLKFTDLCAACEVPASDVEMLYDWYADTGRVATVIGWGLQRHVFGGENVRFINALAMVSGNIGIAGGGAYFNISSGRNLGSWDHLVKGGKQSATRREFWIGDLAGELEKADPTVDFIWVDGHNVVNQVPDCLAVAQAFARPFVVVVDGFMNDTAMQADVILPPAMMFEREDVLGSFVHNCVNHCAPAVSPPGRCRPDFDIVSDLGRRLADPVVLPDAETCVREGLKKGDISYGELVDMGFVKVNHPQVAFENMRFGHPDGLYRFPEDLHPEPGRDPDYPLQLLTLVSGKYLHTQIPASQQRGVPVVWVSKRNPAWGALDPARDAYLVTPIGAMQVKVETAEDLHPRAVIVRRGGWMKYGHVANVVIQPRKTDMAGGIAYYSQPCRLENR; this is translated from the coding sequence ATGACCATTGTTACCGCCTGTACCATGGATTGCGGGGACGCCTGTTCCCTGATCGTGGACAGTGAAAAGAAGACCGTCCGGGGCAACCCGAACCATCCGTTCACCAAGGGCTTCTGCTGCAAGAAGGGCAGTCGCTATTTCGAGCGGCTGGAGGCCGAGGACCGCATCGTCACCCCGCTGATCCGGGAGGACGGGATATTCCGCGAGGCCTCCTGGGACGAGGCCCTGGGGTTGGTCGCGGCCCGGCTGGATGCGGCCCGCGCCGTGCCGGAATCCATCCTGCACATCCACGGGCACGGGTACCGAGGCATCCTGGCCAAGGCGAGTTCCGTGTTCTTCAACAGGCTCGGCGCTTCCGCCTACAGCGGCTCGGTCTGCGACGATACCGGCATCACCGCCAGCGAGCGCGACTTCGGCGTGCTCCACCACAACGACCCCGAGGACATCCTCAACGCGGACCGGGTGATCAACTGGGGCCGGGACATGACCCGCTGCTCCATCCACCAGCTGGCCCTGATCCAGAAGGCGCGCAAAAAGGGGACCGAGGTCCTGACCGTTTCCCCGGGCGGGGACGGCACGCCCGAATTTTCCGACGTCAACGTGGTCATCCGGCCCGGCACCGACCGGTTCCTGGCCGCAGCGGTGCTCAAGCTCTATCTGGAGGCGGGCGACCTCAACCCGTGGGTGCTTAACCGCACGGCCAACTGGCCCGCCCTGCGCGGCCTCATCGACGGTCTGAAATTCACCGACCTGTGCGCGGCCTGCGAGGTCCCGGCCTCGGACGTGGAAATGCTCTACGACTGGTATGCGGACACCGGCCGGGTGGCCACGGTCATCGGCTGGGGGTTGCAGCGGCATGTCTTCGGCGGTGAGAACGTCCGCTTCATCAACGCGCTGGCCATGGTCTCCGGCAACATCGGCATCGCGGGCGGCGGCGCGTATTTCAATATTTCATCGGGCCGGAACCTCGGCTCCTGGGATCATCTGGTCAAGGGCGGGAAACAGTCCGCAACCCGCCGGGAATTCTGGATCGGCGACCTGGCCGGAGAGTTGGAGAAGGCGGACCCGACAGTGGATTTCATCTGGGTGGACGGCCACAACGTGGTCAACCAGGTGCCGGACTGCCTGGCCGTTGCCCAGGCATTCGCCCGGCCGTTCGTGGTCGTGGTGGACGGGTTCATGAACGACACGGCCATGCAGGCGGACGTCATCCTGCCTCCGGCCATGATGTTCGAGCGCGAGGACGTGCTCGGCTCCTTCGTCCACAACTGCGTCAACCACTGCGCCCCGGCAGTCAGCCCGCCCGGCCGGTGCCGTCCGGACTTCGACATCGTCTCCGACCTGGGCCGACGGCTGGCCGATCCCGTCGTCCTGCCGGACGCCGAAACCTGCGTCCGAGAGGGCCTCAAAAAGGGCGACATATCCTACGGCGAACTCGTGGACATGGGGTTCGTCAAGGTCAATCACCCCCAAGTCGCCTTCGAGAACATGCGATTCGGCCATCCCGACGGACTCTATCGCTTTCCCGAGGACCTGCACCCCGAGCCCGGGCGCGACCCGGACTATCCGCTCCAGCTCCTGACCCTGGTCAGCGGGAAGTATCTCCATACCCAGATTCCGGCTTCCCAACAGCGGGGCGTGCCGGTGGTCTGGGTTTCCAAGCGCAATCCGGCCTGGGGAGCCCTGGACCCGGCACGGGACGCCTATCTCGTCACCCCGATAGGGGCCATGCAGGTCAAGGTCGAGACCGCCGAGGACCTGCACCCCCGGGCCGTCATCGTCAGACGCGGGGGGTGGATGAAATACGGCCACGTGGCCAACGTCGTCATCCAGCCCCGCAAGACCGACATGGCGGGGGGGATCGCGTACTACAGCCAGCCGTGCAGGCTGGAGAACCGGTGA
- a CDS encoding asparaginase codes for MTKQQEIVVFFTGGTIGMSPAEGVTGVAPNDNFHELLNQFKPQEANVTLRPVLWSDKPSPHMTPDDMFRLALDVEKTLVEPSVAGAVILHGTDTLAETAYMCDMVIASDKPVILTGSMRYYSESGYDGIRNLANTVRACLLPLPPGIGACILMTDRIFAAREAVKVNSLNVDAFESREAGVVGYVAGESVVLARRYSTPTPRRGLHPEAIEERVPLLTAYTGMDRSLIDHCRSLGSKGIVIEGFGAGNVPPTIATALEECLSDNIPVVLATRCIEGGVWPIYGYPGGGADLESKGVILCGRLGGPKARIRLICALGMTSDMRKIRQIFSEA; via the coding sequence ATGACAAAACAACAAGAAATCGTTGTCTTTTTTACCGGCGGAACCATCGGCATGTCCCCGGCAGAAGGCGTGACTGGAGTGGCTCCGAACGACAACTTCCACGAGCTGCTCAACCAGTTCAAGCCGCAGGAGGCGAACGTCACCCTGCGACCCGTTCTCTGGTCGGACAAACCGAGCCCGCACATGACGCCCGACGACATGTTCCGGCTGGCCCTGGACGTGGAGAAAACCCTGGTCGAGCCGTCCGTGGCCGGAGCCGTGATCCTGCACGGAACCGACACCCTGGCCGAGACCGCGTACATGTGCGACATGGTCATCGCATCCGACAAGCCGGTCATCCTCACCGGGTCCATGCGCTACTATTCCGAATCCGGTTACGACGGCATCCGCAACCTGGCCAACACCGTCCGCGCCTGCCTGCTCCCCCTGCCGCCCGGCATCGGGGCGTGCATCCTGATGACCGACCGCATCTTCGCCGCCCGCGAGGCGGTCAAGGTCAACTCCCTGAACGTGGACGCCTTCGAATCCCGCGAAGCGGGCGTGGTCGGCTACGTGGCAGGCGAGTCCGTGGTCCTTGCCAGACGCTATTCCACCCCCACCCCGAGGCGTGGGCTCCACCCCGAGGCCATTGAGGAGCGGGTCCCCCTCCTGACTGCATACACGGGCATGGACCGATCACTTATCGATCATTGCAGAAGCCTGGGCAGCAAAGGGATTGTCATAGAAGGATTCGGGGCAGGGAATGTTCCTCCCACCATAGCGACCGCTCTTGAAGAGTGCCTTTCGGACAACATTCCGGTGGTCCTGGCCACCCGCTGCATCGAGGGCGGGGTGTGGCCCATATACGGCTACCCCGGCGGCGGAGCCGACCTGGAAAGCAAGGGGGTTATCCTGTGCGGTCGCCTGGGCGGCCCAAAGGCCCGCATTCGCCTCATCTGCGCCCTCGGAATGACTTCCGACATGAGGAAAATCCGGCAGATCTTCAGCGAGGCGTAG
- a CDS encoding acyltransferase family protein, which translates to MTTATPRRNYAYDNLRTLMVLLIVLLHAACAYATGIPWWHAQDAKALPFDITIITIDNFALPVLFFIAGLFAHATRERYGNAGFIRNKLKRLGIPLLVIPSLYLPAMVYVGYLRRTENPTGFFEYWLRWMASLKDWGFVVITNMEQGTLYSDLFSPHHLWFLSLLLLFFIGYACCRADLFSRFETGMGKTTLIAALSIALGFTGLNLLTQDWAWARFGPFILFQPTRIPVYLGMFLFGVLASPHMDRLRPFPGPWWLWLIGFLAAQAVMLPMVSVFMMTPGPAPLGLALLHGALRTALAVTAAGFLVNFGTARLAGPSRWSRSLAASSYDIYIWHMPMAVFVQAGLASVPVPLAAKAALAFLVPVLLFWFLSRRAAGFQPCQWAGFLLLVFAGFGLTTL; encoded by the coding sequence ATGACGACGGCAACCCCGCGGCGAAATTATGCATACGACAACCTGCGGACCCTGATGGTCCTGCTCATCGTCCTGCTCCATGCGGCCTGCGCCTACGCCACGGGCATACCCTGGTGGCATGCCCAGGACGCCAAGGCCCTCCCCTTCGACATCACCATCATCACCATCGACAATTTCGCCCTGCCGGTCCTGTTCTTCATTGCCGGGCTGTTCGCCCACGCCACCCGCGAGCGGTACGGGAACGCCGGGTTCATCAGGAACAAGCTCAAGCGGCTCGGCATCCCCCTGCTGGTCATCCCGTCCCTCTACCTCCCGGCCATGGTCTACGTCGGCTATCTCCGGCGCACCGAAAACCCGACCGGTTTCTTCGAATACTGGCTCCGTTGGATGGCCTCGCTCAAGGACTGGGGATTTGTCGTCATCACGAACATGGAACAGGGCACCCTGTACTCCGACCTCTTTTCCCCCCACCATCTCTGGTTCCTGTCCCTGCTCCTGTTGTTCTTCATCGGCTATGCCTGCTGCCGGGCGGACCTTTTCTCCCGGTTCGAAACGGGCATGGGGAAGACCACGCTGATCGCCGCCCTGTCCATCGCCCTCGGCTTCACCGGCCTCAACCTGCTGACCCAGGACTGGGCATGGGCCCGGTTCGGGCCGTTCATCCTGTTCCAGCCCACCCGCATTCCGGTCTATCTCGGCATGTTCCTCTTCGGCGTCCTGGCCAGCCCGCACATGGACCGGCTCCGCCCCTTCCCCGGGCCGTGGTGGCTCTGGCTCATCGGATTCCTGGCCGCCCAGGCGGTCATGCTCCCCATGGTCTCGGTCTTCATGATGACGCCGGGACCGGCCCCGCTGGGCCTGGCGCTGCTTCACGGCGCGCTGCGCACGGCCCTGGCCGTGACCGCTGCCGGGTTTCTGGTCAATTTCGGCACGGCCCGACTCGCCGGGCCTTCCCGCTGGAGCCGGTCCCTGGCCGCATCGTCCTATGACATCTACATCTGGCACATGCCCATGGCGGTCTTTGTCCAGGCGGGGCTGGCAAGCGTTCCCGTGCCCCTCGCGGCCAAGGCCGCGCTCGCCTTCCTGGTCCCGGTGCTCCTGTTCTGGTTCCTGAGCCGCCGGGCGGCAGGGTTCCAGCCATGTCAATGGGCAGGGTTCCTGCTGCTGGTCTTTGCCGGGTTCGGCCTGACCACGCTCTAG
- a CDS encoding transcription antitermination factor NusB — MKARSPKPLPPARRVALEALFRCLMNRQDIQAGLDAGLSSGPLDPRDASLATELSYGYLRLKARIEYILSRFLKDPGQLPPKMRLAMGVAAYEILYLDKVPAYASVDWAVEFSKTKPGARLAGLFNAVLRRVSELGETAHDPDFFRKDASLPEFLCRWYSCPQWMVDMWWREYGEQDALHYLEAQLKPPALGFNLFGHPEADEIYSEVAGWPEILDIEGMSFALPAGTRFEEEPDPPMHRQSFAARQAIEALNPETWREPVWDACAGRGGKTRILLEKELDVFASDPHKERLDGLKRELPGVRTFVANAATAKAPHAPGSVLLDLPCSGLGVLSRRPDTKWKRKPSDLADLTVLQAEILQNTTDQVKPGGSVAVITCTLNPDENQGLIQRFVKKHPKITVHTEWTTPPDSPLNEFFYAALLKVG, encoded by the coding sequence ATGAAAGCACGTTCTCCCAAACCCCTGCCTCCGGCGAGGCGGGTCGCGCTCGAAGCACTTTTCCGCTGCCTCATGAACAGGCAGGATATCCAGGCCGGACTCGACGCAGGACTGTCCTCGGGCCCCCTAGACCCGCGCGACGCCTCGCTGGCCACCGAACTTTCCTACGGCTACCTGCGGCTCAAGGCCCGCATCGAGTACATCCTGTCCCGGTTCCTCAAGGACCCCGGCCAGCTCCCTCCCAAGATGCGCCTGGCCATGGGCGTGGCCGCCTACGAAATCCTGTACCTGGACAAGGTCCCGGCCTACGCCTCCGTGGATTGGGCCGTGGAGTTCTCCAAGACCAAGCCCGGCGCGCGGCTGGCCGGACTGTTCAACGCGGTGTTGCGCCGTGTGTCCGAGTTGGGCGAGACCGCCCATGACCCCGATTTTTTCCGCAAGGACGCGTCCCTGCCCGAGTTCCTGTGCCGCTGGTATTCCTGCCCGCAGTGGATGGTGGACATGTGGTGGCGCGAGTACGGCGAGCAGGACGCCCTCCACTATCTGGAGGCGCAACTCAAGCCTCCGGCGCTGGGATTCAACCTGTTCGGCCACCCCGAGGCGGACGAGATATATTCCGAAGTGGCCGGTTGGCCGGAGATTCTGGATATCGAAGGCATGAGCTTTGCCCTGCCCGCAGGGACCCGGTTCGAGGAAGAGCCCGATCCGCCCATGCACCGCCAGTCGTTCGCCGCCCGTCAGGCCATCGAGGCGCTCAATCCCGAGACCTGGCGCGAGCCGGTCTGGGACGCCTGCGCCGGACGCGGCGGCAAGACCCGCATCCTGCTCGAGAAGGAGCTGGACGTGTTTGCCTCCGACCCCCACAAGGAACGGCTCGACGGACTCAAGCGGGAACTGCCCGGGGTCAGGACGTTCGTGGCCAATGCGGCCACGGCCAAGGCGCCGCATGCACCCGGTTCGGTGTTGCTCGACCTGCCCTGCTCCGGTCTCGGCGTGCTCTCGCGCAGGCCCGACACCAAGTGGAAACGCAAACCGTCGGACCTGGCCGATCTGACCGTGCTCCAGGCGGAGATCCTGCAAAACACCACCGATCAGGTCAAACCCGGCGGTTCCGTGGCCGTCATCACCTGCACCCTGAACCCCGACGAAAACCAGGGGCTCATCCAGCGGTTCGTCAAAAAGCACCCCAAGATCACCGTCCACACCGAATGGACCACCCCGCCCGATTCGCCGCTCAACGAATTCTTCTACGCGGCCCTGCTCAAGGTGGGCTAG